DNA sequence from the Bufo bufo chromosome 3, aBufBuf1.1, whole genome shotgun sequence genome:
CATACCCAAAAACATCAGCGCACATGTGCATATAAAAATGAGGAACCAACCCTATTGCTGTCATACCCCAAAAGTATCaatcttaaagagtaactaaactttttttaaagGTTCTTTTAAACTCTTCTAAATAGCCCCAAAATAATATACGTTATTAATGAATTATGTTGTTTTGCAACTTAAAAAAAAGGTACCCAAAGTTCATGATCGTATGGCTTCTTAAAATCATCATTCCTGTACAGTGCTGGCTTATCAGCGCTGTACGGTGCACAGGAGGGAGCACAGATCGCTGTCCTGCCTGCTACCGTGTACCGATGTGCTGTGCCAGGTTTTAGCTAATCGGAGAGGGCCCCTGCCTGTGCCCACACTCTTCTCAGCTCAAGGATGTCTATACCACATTGGTACATGAGCCGAGATGGAAATCTAGCCTTTCTCAATTTCCTCAGAAGGTAGATCCTTTGTAGGGCCTTCTTTACCATATAGGACATATTTAGATTCCATGTCAGATGTTTTGTAATATGTAGTCCGCCACCTCAAATCAGGCACTCGTTCTACTTCCTCTCCATCCATCCATATAAAGAGGGGACAATACCATCATCTTAGTGCTCCAGAAACCAATTACCGTATAACCTTCTTCATTTTCACTACATTGAGGACCAAATGACTCTCTGAACACCACCTAACTTCTGTATTTCCTCCCTACAACAGCTCTCATCATTCTCTGATACCAATCCTACCACCAAGGTGTCATCAGCAAATGTCACTATGGTTTGGATAGATGGATACACTGTGCTGGACTAAGAACACATCCCTGTGGAGTACCTATATTTAACAATGCTTCTAATACCAAAGTGGATAGCACTTCATATGGAGGACCATTGGGTAAATGATCAGGCTCTGGTAGCAGAGCTTCTCaccctaagggcccattcacatgaccatatatttctatccgcatccattccgcaattttgttaTCCGCATCTGTacttgttccgtggccccgcaaaaaaaaaaaaatagagcatgtcctattcttgtccgtaattgcagacaataggcatttctacacagGAGAttctgatccgcaaaatgcagatcgCACACTGTCGGTATCAGTGTTTTGGGGATGCgcaatttgcagacagcaaaacagACTCTGTCGTCTGAATGATCCTTAAGGGTGTTGTGCTGAGGGTGCAACAACCAGTCACGAAGATCGTAACGCAAAGGACTGAAGTTCAGCCAGACGCTCCCTCCGGATAGCTGACGTTACCTGATCAATAACTAAGGAAGCAGGAGAAGATGGATGTGGCGGCGGTGCGACCAAGGTAAAAAAAGTCAATTTTCAAAAGGGAACCCTGCAGTACTGAAAATGGCCACAGGAGGTCAGGGAAGTCCTGCAGCTGGCTGCAATATCAGGACGGCCAGCAGAAGTCAACTACTCTCAGTTCAGTACTGCAGGGTTCCCTTTTTGAAGACTGACCAACCTTGGTCATGGCGCATCCTATATTCTTCTGCTTCCTAGGTTTAGTACCAAAGTAGACAACTCCGGGCTCCGCCATTCTCACTTTCTGTGGTCAATTTATAAGTAAGTTCAAAAATTCACACACAAAAGATTGGTCGCTAAGCTTTTTCTTCAAGCTTCTGAGAGATTATAAAAGCAGAGCTAAAATCAATAAGCATCCTGGCCTATGTATTTGAATTTATGGCGTTTCATTTATTATTCACATGAGACAATTGCTTAAAGATTATCAGAATTCTTTTCTCACACAGCTCTATTGGTGGAAACAAAGAATGTTGAGTGTTCAAATgaggagacacaaaaacaaattattttccccaaaaaacatttttattgtgcaaaagcagaaaacacataaaatatacatacatttaaTACTGGAATattcatactgacccacagaataaagtcaTCATATCTcatagtgaacgccataaaaacaaaacccaaaaaaccatGACAAGATTGCTGTCTTTTTATACCCCAAAACttttgcgtaaaaaaaaaaaaaaacttgtctcggcaaaaaacaaaaaaaaaaaaacaaaaacaaaactcaCATACAGCTATGATGCTGAAAGAATAAACTTCGGGTTCTTTAAAGGCAGGGATggaagaaaatgaaaaattgtgATGTCCAGACGTTCACAGTAGGCTGTATCTTTAATGAAAAGTATTACTGTGCAATGAATAGGGTATTTTAAATGAAGTACTATTACAATAGACATGCAATAGTACTCTTAACCTGTTAAAGGGTTTAtcctttaaattaaaaaaatatctggACTTATTGCACaccattattttaattttatcacTGCAAAAACATTGTTCTCCAGTGTAATGGTCACCTTTTCGGTTCTTACTCTTAAAGAACTCCCGCcaaaaatgttattctctgacctgctagaaaggtacatgatgatgtaatctgtagtgaatataattttcttaccagtgttTGTATATGTGATTTATAGCtctcttctgatcctcagctgtgtcatgtgaccagcaatcagactctccAAGTAactcagcatcttatgtgtgaacaggaagtcagtttctctctgtattcctatgggagcctcaatgtcagtctcagagGAATGAATAGGGAAGTATCTGactttctgtcctgtgtcagctGGAGATTAGAGAGTTGGTCACTCTTTCGAAGAGACAGACTCAGCAGAAAGTCTATGGGCTCatctctcttcagtctcctgcagcaAGGAGCGATAGCACTCTATGCGACCACCTCTCACTCATTGACcgctgggggtctcagcactcagacccccactgatataAACTTTAGATGTCACTAGGACAtatgaaaactcagtgaccctttaaagtcTGTGGCAAAACATGAAAATGTCTACATAGATGGCATTTTGTTTGTGGTGTCTGTCTTTGTTGCTTTTAAAATACAACATGCTGAAGGTATGGAGTTTTCAGACATTTCTTTATAGCCTTCACAAgggaacgtaaaaaaaaaataataataataataataatcagttgGGAAAATGTAACCTCgacttaaatttttatttttttattaaaatcagCAGATTCATCACACATTGTGTGAAGGAGACCTATGGCAGTTCATCATAATGATCGCCTACCTAGGCTGTTAGAAAACAGGTTTCCATGAGTACCCAGTAACTAAGAGTAAAatcacactaaggcccctttcacacgggtgagatttccgcgcgggtgcaatgcttgagttgaacgcattgcacccgcactgaatccggacccattcacttctatggggctgtgcacatgagcagtgattttcacgcatcacttgtgcattgcgtgaaaattgcagcatgctctatattgtgtgtttatcacgcaacgcaggccccatagaagtgaatggggctgcgtaaaaatcgcaagcatccgcaatcaagtgcggatgcggtgcgattttcacgcatggttgctaagatgaaagtctattcactgtatatacatggttataagggaaaataatagcattctttaatacagaatgcttagtagaaggtcaattgagggttaaaaggttaaaaaataaaaaataaattactcgcctcctcctcttgatcgcgtagttgccaatCTCTTCTTTAATCATAAGCtgctggctaaaggacctgtggtgacgtcacatcacatggtccaatcacatgatccatcaccgtggtgatgagctcagtgacgtcaccacaggtcctttgacaggtcctgaagaaagaacaggagaccggcagctacgcgatcaattggaggaggtgagttaatttattttatttttttaaccctcaattgaccttgtactaagcattctgtattcagaatgctattattttcccttataaccatgttataagggaaaataattacatatacacaaccttgaacccaaacctgaacttcagttaagaagttcaggtctggctACCACATTccattttttatcacgcgcgtgcaaaacgcattgcacccgcgcgataaaaactgaacgaaacacaatcgcagtcaaaactgactgcaattgcgtacttactcgcgtgggtttgccgcaatgcacccaggacgcatccggacctgctcgtctgcaaggggcctaaaagcTGCCGTCAGTAGTTGTCACCCAGCATATTAACTGTGTAGGAGACCAAGATAACAGATGGACAGAACATCTAAAACTAGTTGCAATTTCAGATAGAATTTTGTAGTTTATAGATATGATATAATCCCACACTATTTAACAGGGtagatttactattgaaaatacaccaggttttttttggaggattttGTGCCAAAATAACTGGCATGCATGCTTTGCATCACATTCACTGTTTTACACACTTTTCTAAGCATTTTATGCTTTGTCTGACAAGGGGGTATGACCTAAATGCACCTCTGTGAGCCAAAACTTTGGTTCATTTTTTTAAGTGAAAGTATGTAAATCTGGCTTTACAATACTCAAAATTTACAAAGATCTATGGGCCAGAATAGTAAAGTTGTCTAATATAGGGCAacactattagtaaatctgccccattgcaTTAGTGGGGCAATTACTGTCTCTGGCCCTTTTGAGTTGCTTTTATTCCTGACACATAAAACCAGCTACAAGGATCAAATTAAAAATAAAGCCACAGCACCACTGATACCGTGATAGCTACCTCCATATACAATAACCAGAAAAACTCCAAAATATAGTGCCCCCCACCCTGTGCTGCCATAAGTGCTCCAGCTACATATGCAATTATAATTCGCTCATACCGATCCGCATCAGTGGCCCCCATACACAGACAAAGCAGTCACATGACCACGGCAACTTGTTTAGTAAGTTGCAGGAGCATCAACTTCATTGCATAAGTGAACATAATATTAATAACTGGCTCTATTTAAGATATATATAAGTACACCTTACatcatgtaccatgtgattgactCATTTCAGTCCAGTAAGAAGAAAACGCCTTTCTTTCGCATGGCACATTAGTTCACTAGATGACATAGCCCCATGCGAGGTCTCTAAATGCCTCTGCAGTATTTCGGGACATCTCTTCATAAAGCTTACTGTGAAACACTAGGggagtgtaaaggaaaactggctaagttgcccacagcaaccaatcagatcgatccttttattttccaaaagtgCTCTGAAAAattatgtgattggttgctatgggcaactaagccggtaTTCCTTTGCACCAGTCTTGATTGATCTCCCCAGGTGTGtccttaaggccgaatgcacacggcggccgagagtggtccgtggtatgccgggctggatttctgttcagagcaggagcgcacggcgtcattggttgctatgacgccgtgcgcttcatgccgccgctgctgtacagtaatacactcgtatagtgcgcTCTCGgccgccgtgtgcattcggccttagttaTATATCTGAAGACGGTGAGTGAAATTAACACTTCCTTGTGGTCTGTCTTTGGATAAAAGGACACAAGAttttagatttatcaaaactggtgtaatggaaaactggcttagtttctcatagcaaccaatcagaatccacctttcaggtggaaactgattggttgctatgggaaactaagctggttttcctttgcaccagtcttGATAGATCTCCCCAGGTGTGTCCTTTAGTTATATGTTTGATAACTCACCTTCTAAAATTCTAGAGCAACCGGGGACTGGGCAACGTTGGAATGGGAGCAGcaggggatgtttttttttttttttattcatcagTTTTCTCTTTAACTATGAAGACCtttaggggcaattttttttattttttattatagcaaTCTACTTATTtcgggctaaaatcatttttcaattggtctttattaaaaaaaaaaaaatctgccactTTCCCAATTTAAAGGTGTAATGTGTATCTGCAGAGCAGAAGTGTCCTGTGTTTACACTGAATCCCATCATCTGACAGCTCATGTAAATCCCTCATCTGTGATCTCCTGAAGCTCAAACACTTATTTAATTtaggccatattcttatcagtgtgACAAGAATTGAGCTGTAATGAGTATTTATAAGCtgttaaaaagttttaaaaacagAGCTACAGACTGAGCGAGTGGATTAGGAGACTCACATAAGGCTAGCTACACACTAGCGGCAGCGATCCgacagggaacagcctgccagatctctgcGCACTCTGGCATTGCCGGAGGTTTGTAAGGCtccgtccggccccattcactataattcaCGCACAGCAGTCTTCTTCTGGCTGACTCTTGGCCTATTTGCTGGAATGTGTTCTGAACtccgccggtccccattatagtgaatggggccgaatgAATGCCGGTGTGTGCAGAGATCAGGCAGGCTATTCCCTGCTGGATCGCCGCCTGTAGTGTACAACTAGTCTAAATAGAAACTGACAATCTGCAGATACACTCTCAATTAACCAACTGCTGGAAAtttctaataaagaccaattgaaaaaaagttatttttggcCAAAATAATTAGATTGCAAtactaaaataatgcccccaaaggtgtccatagccgtgCATTGTATAGGAACAGGGCAGCAGCGTATATACTGACGGTGTAACAGCATTACCATCACTTCAGTTTCGACCAAGTCACATAAGTGTCAATTAAGGGTCAGACAAAATGAATGTTCAAAGGTAATGCAAAAACACTAAGTCCATGTATTTTACTTAACAAATCATACAGCTTTATTGGATGTTACGTCAAGTCTCAGTTTCTTATGTTTTTCATCTATTTCCTTCATTGAGCCCTGCAGTTTCTTTGATGTCTGGGCCATGAATGCAAAGCTCTCCAACAAGTCAAAGTTTCCATGTTCTCTGCAGATTTTGTCCATCCCATCAAACCACGTCAGGATCTTTCCCAGCTCCGCTTGCATGACTTTCTGCTCCTCCAGTTCGGCCAGAAGAGCCCGAGTAGCCTGGGACTCTGCTCGGCACTGCGCCTGTAGGGACCTGGTCTCACTTTGCAGAGAGTCAAACTTTTCCTTACTGAATGAGAATTCTGCATGGACCTTGTCTTCCGGCAGCAGAACGTGTCTGGGTACATTCAGTACCATTTTCAATAGACATTTCTCCATCCTCTGAAACAACTGATTGAAGCGATCATTTACAAAAGTCAAATACTTTTCGGTGCTTTGGCGAACCTCCAATTGGCTAATCCCACATTCAGGAAATTTCTCTATTTTCTTCAGGATTACGCTTTCCACGACGAGCAGCATGTCAAATAAGTAGTCTTGAAATGAAATGTACAGTCGAAGAACGCAAGTTTGGGGTGTAAAGCCAAAATATTGGGTTTCGTAACACATGGGTACAACAGACATGTTTGTCAGAGAAGACCTGTAAATGAAGAATAAGTTCAGACATGATCAGAATTGCATATATAAAACTGACAAATGTCAACCCCAAGCATCATTACTGTGTATACAGTCATTTTAACATTCAGCTTTACTTATCAAAAATTTATAAATGGAGAATAAAAATGCTGACTTTCAAAAACATGAATTGTCAGGAGTAGAAAAGCTGTCTGCTGACCTCTACTGACACCTAGTGTCCAATTGTGGAATGGCACcaaaccatttaaaggggttctgcagtttgtttaaactgatgatctatcctctggatggatcatcagctgtttgagaaggcagcggcgctccaggagtgccgctgccttctcaaacagctgatcggcagggctcccgtgtgtcggacccccaccgatcagatgctgatgatctatccagaggatagatcctcAGTTTaacaaaaactgcagaaccccgtcaaggctactttcacattagtgttttcaGTTCTCAATATcgtgatccgtcataggatctcaatagcggaagaaaacgcttcagttttgtccccattcattgtcaataggcacaaaactgaactgaacgaaacgtaatgctccaaaatgcattccgttccgtttggttgcgtccccatcgcggacagaaaaacgctgcaagcagcgtttttctatcagcgatgtggtgcggagcaagacggatctgtcctgacacacaatgtaagtcaatggggacagatccgttttctctgacacaatagaaaactgatccatccgccattgactttcaatggtgttcaagccggatccgtcatggctatagaagacataatacaaccggatccgttcatgacggatgcatgcggttgtattatggtaacgggagtgtttttacggatccatgacggatccacaaaaaatgctagtgtgaaagtagcctaagctgtattCACATTAACATCGTGGCTTTGTGTCTTGACTTTATAACTGACTCTAGTTAGCTTGATGGCAAGAATAGTATGAAACCACAGATAGAAGACCTGAACAGTAGAGTGAACATAGCCTTACAGGGCTCCTGCCAGTTTCACATTGGTTCTTGAATGGCTTTATATTAAACATGCGCAGTAAAAAACTATATAATAATAAAAGGAGCAAAAACACATTGATTTGTCCATGGAGCTACCTCATTATGGTCAGTCACtgcatgtggccataccctataCATAAGTGTCAGCGACAGATGATACACCTAGTGTTACGTTTTGATCTTCATATATCCCACTTTAAAAATGATCATTAGTGGCGTCCCAATCAGTAAAGCTGACaattatatatatgttattattttgtgtttttttttaaagagaagcTTGATTTTTGAAGCTGTGTAAAGGGCTTGTAAGGTCTCTGGAATCTCTGGTACTGGCCATTTTCAGCTACAACGCGCCATGGTTATGTTAGCGCACCTTTTACACTTCCTTTTCCCACTGACGGCTTATCAAGGAGTTATGGCACCTCGCTATTAAAGATGACGGGACATACGCAGCAGAGTACAGTAAGCAACCGAAAGCATttccatttagggtccattcacatgtcagcatccgttccgcaatatcgggaacgggtgcgaacccattcattctctacggggccggaagagatgcagagagcacactatgtgctctccgcaaccgcatttccggagcgcgggttCGAACTTCCGggtcgcggccccgcaaaaaaaaatagaacatgtccaattgcggacaagaataggcagttctatggggggtgctggccaggtgtattgtggatccgcaatacactacggacatgtgaatggaccctaagggctcgttcacatgaccgtgcatttttttttttgcggtccgcaaataacggatgccgtccgtgtgccttccacaatctgcggaacggaacaggaggcccattatagaaatgcctattcttgtccgcaaaacggacaagaataggacaggactcataatttttgcggggccacggaacggagcaatggattcggacagcacacagagtgctgtccgcatcttttgcggacccattgaaatgaattgttccgtatacggaatcaaaatacggccagtatacggaacacaaaatacgttcgtgtgaacatgtCTGTACACAGGCCGCAGCGCCTACTTGGTAGAAAATGAAAAGGATGTTTTGATGGATTTATGAAAACCCTGCAAGAAGTGCAAATAAACATCTGGTTGCACAAAGCAGGGAGCCACTGCGTAAACAAACAGGGCGAGCCAGCAATtttcggtccccaatgcacgggcaacatccatgcagattccgcagacggatccagacccattcaacttatggGTCTGTAatccatccgcaccgcaaaaaaaatagaagttctgtttttttgcggtgcggaggcatggagagAAACCCCCACAGAAGCAtaatgcttccgtggggttccttgcctccgttccacactgaACCTTCCAGATTGaggaccaattcaagtgaatgggtctgcatccgtgatgtggggtgcaAATGGCCGGGGCCGgtgtattgtggacccactgtttgcAGGCTGCGATACGAGCATGGTCGGCACACGAGCCCTTCGTTATGGTACAGAGGCAGACTAGAGGAATTGTCGTAtttcacatagtcattcactataatgggatccgttgGGTTTCCAGCATGAATGCCAGCTTTCTGCCACAAAAATACTGCATATCTACTAAAAGGAATGAcagaatggaatgcccatagagaataatggaccagagtggaatgcccatagagaatagtggaccagagtggaatgcccatagagaatagtggaccagagtggaatgcccatagagaatagtgGACCAGAGTGGaacgcccatagagaataatgggccAGAGTGGaacgcccatagagaataatggaccagcgtggaatgcccatagagaataatggaccagcgtggaatgcccatagagaataatggaccagagtggaacgcccatagagaataatgggccAGAGTGGaacgcccatagagaataatggaccagagtggaatgcccatagagaatagtgGACCAGAGTGGAACGCCCATAGAGAATAGTGGACCAGAGTGGaacgcccatagagaataatgggccAGAGTGGaacgcccatagagaataatgggccAGAGTGGaacgcccatagagaataatgggccAGAGTGGaacgcccatagagaataatgggccAGAGTGGaacgcccatagagaataatgggccAGAGTGGAACGCCCATAGAGAAAAATGGGCCAGAGTGGaacgcccatagagaataatgggccAGAGTGGaacgcccatagagaataatgggccAGAGTGGaacgcccatagagaataatgggccAGAGTGGaacgcccatagagaataatgggccAGAGTGGaaggcccatagagaataatggaccagggtGGAACGCCTATAGAGAATGATGGACCagggtggaatgcccatagagaataatggaccagagaggaatgcccatagagaataatgggccAGAGTGGaacgcccatagagaataatgggccAGAGTGGaacgcccatagagaataatggaccagggtGGAACGCCTATAGAGAATGATGGACCagggtggaatgcccatagagaataatggaccagggtggaatgcccatagagaataatggaccagggtGGAATGCCTATAGAGAATGATGGACCagggtggaatgcccatagagaataatgaacCAGACTGGaacgcccatagagaataatgggccAGAGTGGaacgcccatagagaataatggaccagggtggaacgcccatagagaataatggaccagagtggaatgcccatagagaatgatgGACCAGAGTGGAACGCCCATAGAGAATGATGGACCAGAGTGGAACGCCCATAGAgcataatggaccagagtggaatgcccatagagaataatggaaatgtaatatttaaattagagacaaaaccatttgacatatctaataattatttagcaggTTTACTCTCCAAGTTTagtgggattatttaatgttcagattacgtggaattatcactgttttctgcagaatgacgagggtgaatgacacaaaggaatgcccatagactataatgggaagtaaactatgagctcatttgcaggtaaatctgtgttatgtaggacattaacctttaccgcaagtgatccctgggtagagtagcatattgtaaaatgaaaattaccttggattataacCGTTTTCTATAGAATGTAAAGGGGatggaatgcccataggctataatgggaagtaaaacgtgacttggtgcctgaaccattcaacatatcaaataaatctgtagcaggtaactcttcaagttcagtgggattattgaaaataagtgggattatcatgttaatgtcctacataacacagatttacctgcaaatgagctcagagtttacttcccattatagtctataggcattCCTTTGTGTCATTCACCCTTGTCATTCTGCAGAAAAAGGTGATAATtccacttagggtccattcacacgtccgcaatttcgttccgcagaattgcggacccattcatttctatggggcagcacgatgtgctgcccggatcgggagtggcggatccgcacttccgggtccgcaattccaatcccgaaaaatataggacatgtcctattcttgtccacaattgcggacaagattaggcattttctattaagtggcggcgatgtccgtgttttgcggatcagcaaaacacacacggacgtgtgaatggacccttaatctgaACTTGGAGAGAAAGtctgctaaataattattagatatGTCAAATGGTTTTGCCTCTAATTTaaatattacatttccattattctctatgggcattccattctgtcattccatagaaaccaatgataatcccaccGAGTTTGGAGAGTATGTCTTCGAAATATTTATTAGAGATGTAAAATGGTTTTGTCTCTcattcaaatattacatttccattattctctatgggcattgcactctggtccattattctctatgggcattccactctggtccatcattctctatgggcattccactctggtccatcattctctatgggcattccactccggtccatcattctctatgggcattccactccggtccatcattctctatgggcattccactccggtccatcattctctatgggcattccactccggtccatcattctctatgggcattccactccggtccatcattctctatgggcattccactccggtccatcattctctatgggcattccactccggtccatcattctctatgggcattccactccggtccatcattctctatgggcattccactccggtccatcattctctatgggcattccactccggtccatcattctctatgggcattccactccggtccatcattctctatgggcattccactccggtccattattctctatgggcattccactccggtccattattctctatgggcattccactccggtccattattctctatgggcattccactccggtccattattctctatgggcattccactccggtccattattctctatgggcattccacgctggtccattattctctatgggcattccacgctggtccattattctctatgggcattccacgctggtccattattctctatgggcattccacgctggtccattattctctatgggcattccactttcctgttaaagtctatgggcattccattctgTCATTCCTTTTAGTAGGTCCCCATATCTGGCGGTGTTTATACCTGATATGCCGTAACAGAATACTGGAAACGCTGCACAGATGTGAAcgctgccttaggcctctttcacacttgcgttgtccggatccggcgtgtactccacttgccggaattacacgccggatccggaaaaacgcaagtgtactgaaagcatttgaagacggaaccgtcttccaaatgcgttcagtgttactatggcacccaggacgctattaaagtcctggctgccatagtaggagcggggagcgggggagcggtatacttacagtccgtgcggctccccgggcgctccagaatgacgtcagagcgccccatgcgcatggatgacgtgatccatgtgatcacatgatccatgcgcttagggcgccctgacgtcactctgaa
Encoded proteins:
- the MIS12 gene encoding protein MIS12 homolog; translated protein: MSVVPMCYETQYFGFTPQTCVLRLYISFQDYLFDMLLVVESVILKKIEKFPECGISQLEVRQSTEKYLTFVNDRFNQLFQRMEKCLLKMVLNVPRHVLLPEDKVHAEFSFSKEKFDSLQSETRSLQAQCRAESQATRALLAELEEQKVMQAELGKILTWFDGMDKICREHGNFDLLESFAFMAQTSKKLQGSMKEIDEKHKKLRLDVTSNKAV